The following coding sequences lie in one Trichoderma breve strain T069 chromosome 1, whole genome shotgun sequence genomic window:
- a CDS encoding glyoxalase/Bleomycin resistance protein/Dioxygenase superfamily domain-containing protein → MPIQTATLRIARPSDNIEALIPFYVDGLGFELLFRFNQHEDFDGIMLGHKGAGYHLEFTAKNGHTVGRAPTEDNLLVFYLPEGDDFKEAVARMEKAGFSAVTSFNPYWDRCGKTFEDPDGYRVVLVSTESPF, encoded by the coding sequence ATGCCTATTCAGACAGCCACTCTTCGTATCGCTCGTCCATCGGACAACATCGAAGCTTTGATACCATTCTATGTCGATGGGCTAGGCTTCGAGCTGCTCTTCCGCTTCAATCAACACGAGGACTTTGACGGCATCATGCTCGGCCACAAAGGTGCAGGATACCACCTTGAGTTTACGGCTAAGAATGGGCACACTGTCGGCCGTGCGCCTACGGAAGATAATCTACTTGTCTTCTATCTCCCTGAAGGGGACGACTTCAAGGAGGCAGtggcgaggatggagaaggctGGATTCAGTGCCGTGACAAGCTTTAATCCATACTGGGATCGATGCGGCAAGACGTTTGAGGACCCGGATGGATATCGCGTCGTTTTGGTTAGCACTGAGTCGCCGTTTTGA
- a CDS encoding rad51 domain-containing protein, which produces MDYHAIHGHDIASFDTSSSTHRLPTVPASQAWEDLKAGPATHISTGLEALDRALLGIDSADSQDAALQGGVKRGQVTEIWGPPGCGKTALGIQLAANALSGGNGVVWVDCFQKLQTQRIANVLKCVKESRHLAETGDTQEIDPSRLVQYSCMTLPHLLAFISRPTTTTIASGVSLIILSSPSALINSSLPRSLERKGNPKQAKGPTQASKRLQGLQFIINTLQKLAATKNCAVVLLSQCATKMRSEQKPTLIPSINTTVWEQGVSTRLVLFRDWAWNGNKSSSVFLAGLQKIDGRVVQDAVEHVSAFKVEPAGISSVHYEISDPGMEVAAMAPRPKRKLGQTELEVPDSDDDEDYGWAEEDEDALPPPPSQWQGSEDLILGKEAGLSDEEPDEGLQDYYYEDDEAGDGDRSNNETD; this is translated from the exons ATGGATTATCATGCcatccatggccatgacaTAGCCAGTTTTGACACATCGAGCTCAACGC ATCGTCTGCCAACGGTGCCGGCATCACAGGCCTGGGAAGACTTGAAGGCTGGCCCGGCCACTCACATCTCAACAGGATTGGAAGCCCTTGATCGTGCATTGCTGGGGATTGACTCGGCTGATTCACAAGATGCTGCGTTGCAGGGTGGTGTCAAGCGCGGGCAGGTAACTGAAATATGGGGGCCTCCAGGTTGTGGTAAAACTGCATTAGG AATTCAACTGGCCGCCAATGCCCTCAGTGGTGGTAACGGTGTGGTCTGGGTAG ACTGCTTTCAAAAACTACAAACTCAAAGGATAGCAAATGTGCTGAAATGCGTCAAAGAATCACGACATCTGGCGGAAACAGGGGATACGCAAGAAATAGACCCAAGCAGGCTGGTTCAGTACTCTTGCATGACACTGCCGCATCTGCTTGCGTTTATATCTcgaccaacaacaactacCATTGCTTCAGGTGTTTCGCTTATTATTCTTAGCTCTCCATCGGCCTTGATCAATTCATCTTTGCCGAGGTCATTGGAACGGAAAGGAAACCcaaaacaagcaaaag GCCCTACTCAAGCCTCGAAACGCCTACAAGGGTTACAGTTTATCATCAACACGTTGCAAAAGCTCGCCGCAACTAAGAACTGCGCCGTCGTCTTACTATCGCAATGCGCAACAAAGATGAGAAGCGAGCAGAAACCCACACTAATCCCGTCCATCAACACCACGGTGTGGGAGCAAGGCGTGTCTACCAGGCTAGTTCTATTTCGGGACTGGGCGTGGAACGGCAACAAGTCTTCCAGCGTCTTTTTGGCAGGCCTGCAGAAGATTGACGGTAGGGTAGTCCAGGACGCCGTCGAGCATGTATCTGCATTCAAAGTTGAGCCC GCCGGCATATCAAGTGTCCACTACGAAATCAGTGATCCGGGCATGGAGGTGGCGGCAATGGCACCCCGTCCAAAGAGGAAACTGGGGCAGACGGAGCTGGAGGTGCCGGAtagcgacgatgatgaagactACGGCTGGGcagaggaggacgaagatgcactgccgccgccgccgtctcaatggcaaggcAGTGAGGACCTGATTCTGGGCAAAGAGGCCGGCCTAAGCGATGAGGAGCCGGACGAAGGGCTCCAGGACTACTATtatgaggacgacgaggccggGGATGGCGACCGAAGTAACAACGAGACGGACTGA
- a CDS encoding bromodomain-containing protein, with protein MSSEPLSKEVVASDGPAANGTTNVTANGTPNENKARKPFSWTQPHPIFVIVLVGPNEQPFGLQKDFLCDRSEFYRKHFEENVTEKALEHIVKLPDATPEVFGLVQSYLYTGKITDESTNVTSYESLVGLWNLGHKLAVKGLCEHTLEAMVDCRRTTGRIPATPLLIQVWRDTPEGSSIRVLLLSWAAEYMRSSDARAEFAKSLPQEVLSELVVTMSSFETNAPPAPAVASAAPAVTSVAVVSALPPSSIKSSNTSIPTMPRKNVHYLDEGPDEETLAAKKKGRRSSAVPVDTGSSRKTHRKSGSSPPPKPQKRRSSAALLEGKTFSTQQKLDFCADLLNRMLSGPGFWTRLVGPFREPVDPVEDGVPDYFDKVKKPMDLSTVKQKMDQKQYTTEEEFLVDVRQIFDNCFTYWKKGDPMWAAGERLQRTFEEKYSHMNKWIAKLGGEEGE; from the exons ATGTCTTCCGAACCGCTCTCCAAAGAAGTCGTTGCCTCAGATGGCCCTGCCGCCAATGGCACCACAAACGTCACTGCGAACGGAACTCCAAACGAGAATAAGGCTAGAAAACCATTTTCGTGGAC CCAACCGCATCCCATCTTCGTAATCGTCTTAGTTGGCCCCAATGAGCAGCCGTTTGGCCTCCAGAAAGACTTCCTCTGCGATCGCTCCGAGTTTTATCGTAAGCATTTCGAAGAAAATGTCACAGAGAAAGCCTTGGAGCATATAGTGAAGCTCCCGGATGCGACACCCGAAGTATTTGGGCTTGTACAAAGTTATCTGTACACTGGAAAGATCACAGACGAGAGCACCAACGTCACTTCCTACGAATCTTTGGTTGGCCTTTGGAATCTGGGCCATAAACTTGCCGTCAAGGGGCTTTGTGAGCACACACTCGAGGCCATGGTAGACTGCCGACGAACCACCGGCCGAATTCCAGCAACGCCTCTCCTCATCCAGGTGTGGCGAGATACTCCAGAGGGTTCGTCCATTAGAGTTCTCTTGCTGTCTTGGGCGGCTGAGTACATGAGATCTTCAGATGCTCGCGCCGAATTTGCCAAGTCACTACCTCAAGAGGTCCTTAGCGAGCTTGTAGTCACAATGAGCTCGTTCGAGACGAATGCCCCGCCAGCTCCTGCTGTGGCTTCGGCGGCGCCTGCAGTTACCTCTGTGGCTGTTGTCTCTGCCCTCCCCCCGAGCtccatcaaatcatcaaatacTTCAATTCCAACAATGCCTAGAAAGAACGTTCATTACCTTGATGAGGGACCTGATGAGGAAACCCTTgccgcgaagaagaagggtagACGATCTAGCGCAGTTCCAGTCGACACAGGTTCATCCCGCAAGACGCATCGCAAGTCTGGCTCTTCCCCACCCCCCAAACCACAGAAGAGGCGCTCAAGCGCAGCCTTGTTAGAGGGCAAGACATTCTCAACTCAGCAGAAGCTCGATTTCTGCGCCGATTTATTGAACAGAATGCTCTCTGGGCCAG GCTTTTGGACCCGGCTTGTTGGGCCTTTTCGAGAGCCCGTCGACCCTGTCGAGGATGGTGTGCCAGATTACTttgacaaggtcaagaagccAATGGATCTTAGCACGGTCAAACAGAAAATGGACCAGAAACAGTACACAACCGAAGAAGAATTCCTTGTCGACGTGCGACAAATATTTGACAACTGTTTCACGTACTGGAAGAAAGGCGACCCAATGTGGGCGGCTGGCGAGAGACTGCAACGGACATTTGAAGAAAAGTACTCTCATATGAACAAGTGGATCGCCAAGCTGGGAGGCGAAGAGGGCGAATAG
- a CDS encoding acetyltransferase (GNAT) domain-containing protein has protein sequence MALPTLQTSRLSLRPLSEHNRDDIIDLDSDPQVMKYVYSGRPLTQEEAIQDHQERLSASRQIAGLGYWAVYLDDTFIGWAALSPLQSNGGTFHAQKAELGYRISPRFWRRGYAKEMSCELLRYGFEELGLVEAVGQTMAVNEASRATMKACGMQHVRTLYIEFEDPIPGSEDGEVEYAITREEWLELQLHSK, from the coding sequence ATGGCTCTACCAACATTGCAAACCTCTCGTCTCAGCCTCCGCCCTCTCTCAGAGCACAACCGGGACGATATCATAGACCTCGATTCGGACCCTCAAGTTATGAAATACGTTTACAGTGGCCGCCCGCTaactcaagaagaagccattcaGGACCATCAAGAGCGTCTCTCAGCGTCTCGACAAATCGCAGGCCTAGGCTACTGGGCAGTTTACCTTGATGACACATTTATCGGATGGGCAGCTCTCTCGCCCCTACAATCCAACGGCGGGACATTTCACGCACAAAAGGCAGAGCTAGGATACCGAATCTCACCTCGCTTTTGGCGACGGGGGTATGCTAAGGAAATGTCTTGCGAGTTATTGAGGTATGGGTTTGAAGAACTAGGTTTAGTAGAGGCTGTTGGGCAGACGATGGCTGTAAACGAGGCATCAAGAGCGACCATGAAGGCCTGTGGGATGCAGCATGTGCGTACTTTGTACATTGAGTTTGAAGATCCTATTCCTGGGTCGGAGGATGGTGAAGTTGAATACGCCATTACACGGGAAGAATGGCTGGAGCTTCAGTTGCATTCAAAGTAG
- a CDS encoding spo7-like protein domain-containing protein, which produces MADDLDSIVKGAPIAEAAASDANANANAKPGSGASPFSPSTGAGKPGDPLHHTPSSPSMIYLNLLILEASMRAQFLELRARKRHHTFFLAILTLWVAFFGYKLYFAPREDGRGVGGSIYWAVEGAQKVCFMGGIITAALVWATGIWDRGIRWPRRWFAISNRGLRGFNCKLVIIRQTWWAEALSTIGFFLTYGLFSHTASSSYRLVEPQLLRQVEKELQLTSDNHPTLVLPPDDDELGGHEEDLAPGGDYVKLLLLPKPFSPTFRENWELYRTEYWERENERRRLLRQKVKEHDRKVAKDQYDAPSPSSELGTQA; this is translated from the exons ATGGCCGACGACCTCGACTCCATCGTCAAGGGCGCCCCAATTGCCGAGGCCGCTGCCAGCGATGctaatgccaatgccaatgccaaacCCGGCTCCGGCGCAAGCCCCTTCTCGCCCAGCACTGGTGCTGGCAAGCCTGGCGACCCGCTGCATCACACGCCCAGCTCCCCTTCCATGATCTATCTCAACCTCTTGATCCTCGAGGCTTCCATGCGCGCCCAGTTCCTCGAGCTGCGCGCCCGGAAGCGACACCACaccttcttcctcgccatcCTGACGCTCTGGGTCGCCTTCTTTGGTTACAAGCTGTACTTTGCGCCGCGAGAGGATGGACGTGGCGTTGGAGGATCGATATACTGGGCGGTCGAAGGCGCACAAAAGGTGTGCTTCATGGGCGGCATTATCACCGCCGCCCTTGTCTGGGCAACGGGCATCTGGGATCGTGGCATCCGGTGGCCACGCCGCTGGttcgccatctccaacagAGGCCTGCGCGGCTTCAACTGCAAGCTGGTCATCATCAGGCAGACGTGGTGGGCTGAGGCATTGTCGACAATAGGCTTTTTCCTAACGTACGGCCTCTTTTCGCATACCGCCAGTTCCTCATACCGCCTTGTCGAGCCGCAGCTGCTGCGCCAGGTCGAGAAGGAGCTCCAGCTTACAAGCGATAACCATCCCACGCTAGTTCTCCCCCccgatgatgacgagcttggcggccatgaagaagatttggCGCCTGGTGGAGATTACGTCAAACTATTACTTCTACCGAAACCGTTCTCGCCTACTTTTCGAGAGAACTGGGAGCTTTATCGCACCGAATACTGGGAGAGGGAGAATGAGCGTCGGCGGTTGCTTCGgcaaaaggtcaaggagcatGACCGGAAAGTCGCAAAGGATCAATACG ATGCCCCATCACCGTCTAGCGAGCTCGGAACGCAAGCGTAG
- a CDS encoding acetyltransferase (GNAT) domain-containing protein produces the protein MSRERSHLNTIIPSPSNPLLFLRTIQPSDALAFSSILSSPSNKSDPHGKDIDIPTAELSISRMRESASKPTILDAQGNVISGPSRVNMMLVLKSEDGNAETVIGLGGFGAIKDWERDGQKIRAGDVGAMLDPAYKRQGYGVEAMKMAINWAFLPAVEGGPQLDLVTITTLEDNGPMVNLLNEKFGLAGKGITRPAEFDADKNEIYYELSKEDWRSIGAN, from the coding sequence ATGTCTCGCGAGAGATCTcacctcaacaccatcatcccctccccctccaaccccctcctcttcctccggACCATCCAGCCTTCTgatgccttggccttttcgtCCATTCTGTCTTCACCGTCAAACAAGTCCGATCCTCATGGCAAAGATATAGACATCCCAACTGCAGAATTAAGCATCTCCCGCATGAGAGAATCGGCAAGCAAGCCCACCATCCTAGACGCGCAAGGAAATGTTATAAGTGGACCAAGCCGCGTGAACATGATGCTAGTGCTCAAATCAGAAGACGGAAATGCTGAGACTGTAATTGGTCTAGGAGGCTTCGGAGCGATCAAAGACTGGGAGCGAGACGGCCAGAAGATTCGAGCTGGCGACGTGGGCGCGATGTTGGACCCGGCGTACAAGCGCCAAGGCTACGGCGTTGAagcaatgaagatggcaatAAACTGGGCGTTTTTACCAGCCGTTGAGGGAGGACCGCAGCTTGATTTGGTCACTATCACGACGCTGGAAGATAATGGCCCGATGGTAAACCTTTTAAATGAGAAGTTTGGGTTGGCAGGGAAGGGGATAACAAGACCTGCAGAGTTTGATGCAGACAAGAATGAGATATACTATGAGCTCTCAAAAGAAGACTGGAGGAGCATTGGCGCTAACTga
- a CDS encoding chitin synthase domain-containing protein — protein sequence MSQQKSGYDALPQEEEIDTEHPIAQNPQGSGHHDSKSSPILVEQHEISPGHSNNRTGARSRQQPTKTPFFLDKGNFVIDCPIPPSLRSSVESDDIEFTHTRYTAITCEPHEFIDEGFTLRQTLFVSPRRTKIMINVYMYNEDDILFAETMERVFNNVQYLCKQWGDQSWKNIVVCILSAGRYNIDPQTKALLSCMGIYQESIARRQVNGRDVVAHLYEHTTQTGLQIVRDKVYLTAKQYEFPIQILFCLQERNLTMIRSEKWAYRGFARVLDPVMCVPIQSDTRLGSIAIYQLWQALAAEPMCAAVCGRVRPNTSFWEIFQIVGSASKFEQHLQNCLTLPFESAFGFVPVSPAKLCAFRYEALLDDETGKSPLDSYFEANEPPDTLSGATLHAARMRLASLRLVFFALITRPNSRWVIRHSTSAIAMEYGIDTIGELLFMRRRPVNAYFLDTIYAITHYHEIFNSSHSIFRKVAFTIQLAFKSVELLFAWFALGNIFIYFTVLTTSVGSPGFWGTGGYVTGLVLEWLYVVSLITAFVSTLNKSWKMNLKIPTILFWIWLSITTYAFICYCLMLHKSLHEERLDKSSPGEIFGDPTTSLGIAVLFIYVLWTMASLLNLDLWPIVNSSIQYLILMPFLVNVSDVFAFCYTFNLRNVVADAEPVLELPKVETQNGKGRMDALNDERLEAQYEQQINIMKQRRFLLVQKMASPLQVAERPQNAARMFEALLVIAWTTTNSMLVFLVLGIADVRSLYSAESGEVLKSKGMHYIAGVMWVLAGLTGIQVIGAAFNRVMTIGRGYRRHHEGEGNIYDS from the exons ATGTCGCAACAGAAATCAGGCTACGATGCATTAccacaagaagaagagattgacaCTGAGCACCCAATAGCTCAAAATCCTCAAGGCTCAGGACATCACGATTCTAAAAGTTCGCCAATTCTAGTAGAGCAACATGAAATATCCCCTGGGCACTCCAATAATCGGACTGGGGCTCGATCCAGACAACAACCAACCAAGACACCATTCTTCCTTGACAAAGGCAATTTTGTGATTGATTGTCCCATTCCGCCCTCTCTCAGGAGCTCTGTCGAGAGTGATGATATCGAATTCACGCACACACGATACACGGCCATCACCTGTGAGCCTCATGAGTTTATTGATGAAGGCTTCACGTTGAGACAAACGCTTTTCGTATCTCCACGCCGTACCAAAATAATGATCAACGTCTACATGTACAATGAAGATGACATACTCTTTGCTGAGACAATGGAACGCGTGTTCAATAACGTGCAATACCTCTGCAAGCAATGGGGAGATCAATCATGGAAGAACATTGTTGTTTGCATTCTAAGCGCCGGAAGATACAACATAGACCCGCAAACGAAAGCCCTGTTGTCATGTATGGGCATCTACCAAGAGAGCATAGCCAGGCGGCAAGTCAACGGGAGAGATGTGGTGGCTCACCTTTATGAGCACACAACCCAGACCGGCCTTCAGATTGTTCGCGACAAAGTATACCTAACCGCAAAACAATACGAGTTTCCAATACAGATACTCTTCTGTCTTCAAGAACGCAACTTGACCATGATTCGTTCTGAGAAATGGGCATATCGAGGGTTTGCTCGTGTGTTGGACCCGGTCATGTGTGTGCCGATCCAGTCTGACACAAGGCTTGGTAGTATCGCCATCTACCAACTCTGGCAAGCTTTGGCTGCCGAACCCATGTGTGCAGCAGTCTGTGGCAGAGTCAGACCAAACACGAGCTTCTGGGAAATCTTTCAAATTGTCGGATCGGCGTCCAAATtcgagcagcatctccaaaacTGCCTCACCCTACCGTTTGAATCGGCCTTTGGCTTTGTTCCAGTGTCGCCTGCTAAGCTCTGCGCCTTCAGATACGAAGCCCTCTTAGATGATGAAACGGGAAAGAGTCCTCTGGACAGCTATTTTGAAGCCAACGAACCTCCAGATACGTTATCTGGTGCCACATTACATGCTGCGCGCATGAGGCTGGCCAGCTTGCGCTTGGTGTTCTTTGCGCTGATCACCAGACCGAATTCCCGTTGGGTAATTCGACATTCCACTTCGGCGATTGCGATGGAATATGGAATAGATACTATCGGTGAACTCCTTTTCATGCGACGTAGACCGGTCAACGCGTACTTTTTGGATACGATTTACGCCATTACACATTATCATGAAATATTCAACTCCAGCCATTCTATATTTCGGAAGGTGGCTTTTACAATCCAACTGGCGTTTAAATCTGTCGAGTTGCTTTTCGCATGGTTTGCGTTAGGCAACATATTCATATACTTTACGGTGTTAACGACAAGCGTAGGATCCCCGGGCTTTTGGGGAACCGGCGGATACGTGACAGGTTTAGTACTGGAGTGGTTGTATGTTGTTTCCCTCATAACGGCATTCGTATCTACTTTGAATAAGTCCTGGAAAATGAACTTGAAAATCCCGACTATTTTGTTTTGGATATGGCTTAGCATCACAAC ATATGCATTTATTTGCTATTGCCTAATGTTGCACAAGTCTTTACATGAGGAACGACTCGATAAATCGAGCCCAGGTGAAATATTTGGAGATCCGACAACTTCACTTGGCATCGCGGTTCTCTTCATATATGTGCTCTGGACGATGGCTTCGTTGCTGAATCTAGATCTCTGGCCGATCGTCAATTCGTCCATACAATATCTGATCCTCATGCCATTTCTCGTCAATGTCTCTGACGTGTTTGCATTCTGCTATACGTTCAACCTAAGAAACGTTGTAGCCGATGCCGAGCCGGTTCTCGAACTTCCCAAGGTCGAGACCCAGAACGGCAAGGGCAGAATGGATGCATTAAACGACGAGAGGCTTGAAGCACAATATGAGCAACAGATTAACATTATGAAGCAACGAAGATTTCTACTGGTGCAAAAGATGGCTTCGCCGCTGCAGGTGGCGGAGAGGCCGCAGAACGCAGCTCGGATGTTTGAAGCCCTTCTTGTAATTGCCTGGACGACTACAAATTCCATGCTGGTATTTCTTGTTCTCGGCATAGCAGATGTCAGAAGCTTGTACTCAGCCGAGTCAGGGGAGGTTCTAAAGAGCAAGGGAATGCACTATATCGCTGGTGTTATGTGGGTGCTCGCAGGGTTGACTGGAATTCAAGTGATTGGAGCTGCGTTTAACAGGGTTATGACTATAGGAAGAGGTTATAGGCGACATCATGAAGGTGAAGGAAATATATACGACTCTTAG
- a CDS encoding heterokaryon incompatibility protein (HET) domain-containing protein, producing MSLPYQYSKLSPAASTRILELQPSHEQEGPLRCKLCEINIESDPFYEALSYTWGKPEFTQPLILDDEFVIHITPNLRDALLRFRSQLNVRRLWVDAICINQQDDDDKAKQIPLMTEIYRRCSGVVVWLGIDARGSSSMEAVNAFSRQIDHQDDESIIQEDLECLLRLPWFSRRWIVQEVVLNPNVTLFCGESQMPWLRLLQVVRNSQNVSELLSVVKTMESIWIYHCLGIEASSQAPLRLLDLLSVLSELGCVDARDRIYALAGLASDTFLTQPGEVSRDPREIKVAVSYNTPAENLYMDLITTNFRCFDYRDLLKHTDLRADGLRLGGLSSWVPDWRLPVVRQTLSGGWNLEGSPKVSLDADSKALHIEFRKKQGDPGYMIHGSIEKVSNDFPLNASPNAIIDWIKEVWDLLLGWATAATRELLIHQLGMIFFQDHMRDEWSKAVANYDWQMYYFKGYAEFTEMMLKGSEYSQDEKLFTLLKRTMEGRRLFLLSPKPGRPTSSNDESKSISTSDRPAIGIGPSHAQSGDLVCTRNTTTKTWAGISHACTADSTFLLRETGHRHKLHSIMLC from the exons ATGTCTCTGCCATATCAATACAGCAAGTTATCTCCAGCGGCAAGTACTCGGATCTTGGAGCTTCAACCATCGCACGAACAGGAAGGCCCGCTACGATGTAAACTGTGTGAGATTAATATAGAATCTGATCCATTCTATGAAGCCCTATCATATACCTGGGGCAAGCCAGAGTTCACACAACCACTCATTCTTGATGACGAGTTCGTAATACACATCACACCAAATCTTCGCGATGCTCTGTTACGGTTTCGATCTCAACTCAACGTCCGGCGTCTTTGGGTCGATGCCATCTGCATTAACCagcaagatgatgacgacaaagCGAAACAAATTCCTCTCATGACGGAGATTTATAGGCGTTGCTCAGGAGTCGTGGTCTGGTTGGGCATTGATGCTCGCGGGTCATCGTCAATGGAGGCTGTTAATGCATTTTCTCGACAAATCGATCATCAAGACGATGAGAGCATCATCCAAGAAGACTTGGAGTGCCTTCTTCGCTTACCCTGGTTTAGTCGACGCTGGATTGTCCAGGAGGTCGTTCTCAACCCAAACGTAACTCTTTTCTGCGGCGAATCGCAGATGCCGTGGCTTCGTCTCCTCCAGGTGGTTCGGAATAGTCAAAATGTCAGCGAACTACTGTCGGTGGTGAAGACGATGGAGTCTATTTGGATATATCACTGTCTCGGAATCGAGGCTAGTTCTCAAGCACCTCTAAGGCTTTTAGACCTCCTCTCCGTTTTATCTGAACTGGGATGCGTGGACGCCCGCGACCGTATATACGCACTCGCTGGTCTTGCTTCCGATACATTCCTCACTCAGCCCGGTGAAGTAAGTCGGGATCCGAGAGAGATTAAAGTCGCTGTGAGCTATAACACACCGGCCGAAAACTTATACATGGATCTCATTACCACGAACTTCCGCTGCTTCGACTATCGAGATCTTCTCAAGCACACCGATCTTAGGGCAGACGGATTGCGCTTGGGCGGACTCTCCTCTTGGGTTCCTGACTGGAGGCTGCCAGTAGTTAGACAGACGCTATCAGGGGGTTGGAATCTCGAGGGGTCACCCAAAGTATCGCTTGATGCTGATTCGAAGGCTCTACACATTGAGTTCCGAAAGAAACAGGGCGATCCTGGGTATATGATCCATGGATCAATTGAGAAGGTCTCAAATGACTTTCCCCTCAATGCCTCTCCGAATGCCATCATAGATTGGATTAAAGAAGTTTGGGATCTCTTACTCGGATGGGCTACGGCAGCAACTCGGGAGCTCTTGATACACCAGCTCGGAATGATCTTCTTCCAAGACCACATGAGAGACGAGTGGTCCAAAGCAGTCGCCAATTATGATTGGCAAATGTACTACTTTAAGGGTTATGCAGAATTCacggagatgatgctgaaagGGTCGGAATATTCTCAGGACGAGAAATTGTTCACGTTGCTTAAACGCACCATGGAAGGCCGTCGGCTCTTTCTATTATCGCCTAAGCCTGGGCGACCGACATCAAGCAACGATGAATCCAAGTCTATCAGCACCTCTGACCGGCCTGCAATCGGAATAGGCCCGTCACACGCACAATCTGGTGACCTTGTCTGTACTAGAAACACCACCACAAAGACATGGGCCGGGATTTCACACGCTTGTACAGCCGACTCTACTTTCTTGCTTCGCGAGACTGGACATA GGCACAAGCTACACTCCATCATGTTATGTTAA